Proteins encoded by one window of Manihot esculenta cultivar AM560-2 chromosome 10, M.esculenta_v8, whole genome shotgun sequence:
- the LOC110624118 gene encoding caffeoylshikimate esterase: MEKQTENIRYDEEFILNPRGLKLFTCRWIPLNQEPIALIFICHGYAMECSITMNSTANRLAKEGFAVYGIDYEGHGKSSGLQGYVDNMDNVIDDCTMHFTSICEKEENRKKMRYLLGESMGGAVAMLMHRKKPEFWDGAVLVAPMCKIADDLRPHPVVINVLTKLSSFIPTWKIIPSKDIIDLAFKVPQVRQEVRSNPYCYKGRPRLKTGYELYRTTLQMEQKLEEVSFPFLVLHGEDDKVTDKSVSKQLHREASSTDKTIKLYPGMWHGLLYGEPLENIEIVFKDIIEWLRERASLGNTRLERELKHRNDDLSKYA, encoded by the exons ATG GAAAAACAGACAGAAAACATCAGATACGATGAG GAGTTCATATTGAATCCCAGAGGATTAAAGCTATTCACATGCAGATGGATTCCTCTGAACCAAGAACCAATAGCTTTGATCTTTATCTGCCATGGCTACGCCATGGAGTGCAGCATCACCATGAACA GCACGGCAAATCGTCTAGCAAAGGAAGGATTTGCAGTTTATGGAATAGATTATGAAGGGCATGGAAAATCTTCAGGATTACAAGGCTATGTTGATAATATGGATAATGTTATAGATGATTGCACTATGCATTTCACTAGCATATGTG AGAAGGAAGAGAATAGAAAGAAGATGAGATATTTGCTAGGAGAATCCATGGGAGGAGCAGTGGCTATGCTTATGCATAGGAAAAAACCAGAGTTTTGGGATGGTGCAGTGTTGGTGGCGCCCATGTGTAAG ATTGCTGATGATTTGAGACCACATCCAGTAGTAATCAATGTTCTAACAAAGCTTAGCAGTTTCATTCCAACTTGGAAAATAATCCCTTCCAAGGATATTATTGATCTTGCTTTTAAAGTCCCTCAAGTAAGACAAGAG GTTAGATCAAACCCATATTGCTACAAAGGCAGGCCAAGGTTGAAAACTGGATATGAACTTTATAGAACAACTCTGCAAATGGAACAAAAGCTTGAAGAG GTTTCATTTCCATTTCTGGTTCTCCATGGCGAAGACGACAAGGTGACTGATAAATCAGTTAGCAAACAGCTCCACAGAGAAGCTTCAAGCACAGACAAGACCATCAAGCTATACCCAGGAATGTGGCATGGTTTGCTTTATGGGGAGCCATTAGAAAACATTGAGATTGTTTTCAAGGACATTATAGAATGGCTAAGGGAAAGAGCAAGCCTTGGAAATACAAGGTTGGAGAGAGAGCTAAAACATAGAAATGATGATTTATCAAAGTATGCATAA
- the LOC110624692 gene encoding spliceosome-associated protein 130 A: MYLYSLTLQRATGIISAINGSFSGGKTQEIVVARGKVLDLLRPDENGKLQTLLSVEIFGAIRSLAQFRLTGSQKDYIAVGSDSGRIVILEYNKERNVFDKIHQETFGKSGCRRIVPGQYLAIDPKGRAVMIGACEKQKLVYVLNRDTAARLTISSPLEAHKSHTIVYSICGVDCGFDNPIFAAIELDYSEADQDSTGQAASEAQKHLTFYELDLGLNHVSRKWSEQVDNGANMLVTVPGGGDGPSGVLVCAENFVIYKNEGHPDVRAVIPRRADLPAERGVLVVSAATHKQKSMFFFLLQTEYGDIFKVTLDHENDKVKELKIKYFDTIPVTASMCVLKSGFLFAASEFGNHALYQFQAIGEEADVEASSATLMETEEGFQPVFFQPRGLKNLVRIDQVESLMPIMDMKVFNLFDEETPQIFSLCGRGPRSSLRILRPGLAISEMAVSQLPGVPSAVWTVKKNVNDEFDAYIVVSFNNATLVLSIGETVEEVSDSGFLDTTPSLAVSLIGDDSLMQVHPNGIRHIREDGRINEWRTPGKRTIVKVGSNRLQVVIALSGGELIYFEVDVTGQLMEVEKHEMSGDVACLDIAPVPEGRQRSRFLAVGSYDNTIRILSLDPDDCMQILSVQSVSSPPESLLFLEVQASVGGEDGADHPASLFLNAGLQSGVLFRTVVDMVTGQLSDSRSRFLGLRAPKLFSIIVRDRRAMLCLSSRPWLGYIHQGHFLLTPLSYETLEFAASFSSDQCAEGVVAVAGDALRIFTIERLGETFNETAIPLRYTPRKFVVLPKKKLLVVIESDQGAYAAEEREAAKKECFEAAGMGENGSANADQMENGGDDEDKDDPLSDEQYGYPKAESEKWVSCIRVLDPRTASTTCLLELQDNEAAFSVCTVNFHDKEHGTLLAVGTAKGLQFWPKRSLVAGFIHIYKFVDDGRTLELLHKTQVEGVPLALCQFQGRLLAGIGPVLRLYDLGKKRLLRKCENKLFPNTIVSIHTYRDRIYVGDIQESFHFCKYRRDENQLYIFADDCVPRWLTATSHIDFDTVAGADKFGNIYFVRLPQDVSDEIEEDPTGGKIKWEQGKLNGAPNKVEEIVQFHVGDVITSLHKASLIPGGGECIIYGTVMGSLGALLPFTSRDDVDFFSHLEMHLRQDHPPLCGRDHMAFRSAYFPVKDVIDGDLCEQFPTLPLDAQRKIADELDRTPGEILKKLEEIRNKII; this comes from the exons ATGTACCTCTACAGTCTTACGCTTCAACGAGCGACCGGCATCATCTCCGCGATCAACGGCAGTTTCTCCGGTGGCAAGACCCAAGAAATTGTAGTAGCTCGCGGAAAAGTCCTTGATCTTCTCCGCCCTGACGAGAATGGTAAGCTTCAGACTCTTCTTTCTGTTGAAATATTCGGTGCTATTCGCTCTCTAGCTCAGTTCAGACTAACTGGATCTCAAAAGGATTATATAGCTGTTGGGTCTGATTCGGGAAGAATCGTAATTCTTGAATATAACAAGGAGAGAAATGTTTTTGACAAAATACACCAGGAAACTTTTGGGAAATCTGGTTGCCGCCGGATTGTTCCAGGGCAATACTTGGCCATTGACCCAAAAGGAAGAGCTGTTATGATAGGTGCCTGTGAGAAACAGAAGTTAGTTTATGTTTTGAATAGAGATACTGCTGCTAGGTTGACTATATCGTCACCGTTAGAAGCACATAAGTCTCACACAATAGTATATTCAATTTGCGGTGTTGATTGTGGGTTTGATAACCCAATATTTGCTGCTATTGAGTTGGATTATTCAGAGGCAGACCAGGATTCAACAGGGCAGGCTGCCAGTGAGGCACAGAAACATTTGACGTTTTATGAGCTTGATTTAGGGCTTAATCACGTGTCTAGGAAGTGGTCTGAGCAGGTGGATAATGGGGCAAATATGCTCGTTACAGTGCCTGGGGGTGGTGATGGACCAAGTGGAGTTTTGGTTTGCGCAGAGAATTTTGTAATTTATAAGAATGAGGGGCATCCAGATGTGAGAGCAGTGATTCCAAGGCGAGCAGATTTACCTGCTGAGAGAGGGGTTTTGGTAGTTTCTGCAGCTACTCATAAGCAGAAGTCcatgtttttctttcttttgcagACAGAGTATGGTGATATCTTCAAGGTTACATTGGATCATGAGAATGATAAGGTAAAGGAGTTGAAAATTAAGTATTTTGATACAATTCCTGTTACTGCTTCTATGTGTGTGTTGAAATCAGGGTTTTTGTTTGCTGCATCAGAGTTTGGGAATCATGCATTATATCAGTTTCAGGCGATTGGGGAGGAGGCTGATGTGGAAGCCTCATCAGCTACTTTAATGGAAACTGAGGAAGGTTTCCAGCCTGTGTTTTTCCAGCCAAGAGGTTTGAAGAATCTTGTTAGAATTGACCAGGTTGAGAGCTTGATGCCTATTATGGATATGAAGGTTTTTAATCTTTTTGATGAGGAAACACCTCAAATATTTTCACTTTGTGGACGTGGTCCTCGGTCTTCATTGAGGATATTGAGGCCAGGTTTAGCCATTAGCGAGATGGCTGTTTCACAGCTTCCAGGTGTACCAAGTGCAGTCTGGACTGTGAAAAAGAATGTTAACGATGAATTTGATGCATACATTGTTGTGTCTTTCAACAATGCCACACTAGTACTTTCAATTGGAGAAACAGTTGAGGAAGTCAGTGACAGTGGGTTTCTTGATACTACACCTTCCCTTGCTGTTTCTTTGATTGGTGATGATTCTTTGATGCAAGTTCACCCAAATGGCATCAGGCATATAAGGGAAGATGGGCGTATAAATGAATGGAGGACTCCTGGAAAGAGAACAATTGTAAAGGTTGGCTCCAATAGACTTCAAGTGGTTATTGCTTTAAGTGGAGGGGAGCTTATATATTTTGAGGTTGATGTTACTGGTCAGCTAATGGAGGTGGAGAAGCATGAGATGTCTGGAGATGTGGCCTGTTTGGATATTGCACCTGTTCCAGAAGGAAGACAGAGATCCCGATTCCTTGCAGTTGGTTCATATGACAATACCATTCGTATCTTGTCCTTGGATCCTGATGACTGTATGCAAATTTTGAGTGTTCAAAGTGTCTCATCACCTCCAGAATCCCTCCTCTTTCTCGAGGTTCAGGCATCAGTAGGTGGAGAGGATGGTGCTGATCACCCTGCTAGCCTTTTCCTTAATGCTGGTTTGCAGTCTGGGGTTCTATTCAGGACAGTGGTAGACATGGTGACAGGCCAGCTTTCTGATTCTCGTTCCCGGTTCTTGGGCTTGAGGGCACCAAAACTCTTCTCCATTATTGTGAGAGACCGGCGTGCAATGTTGTGCTTATCAAGTCGACCCTGGCTTGGTTATATTCACCAAGGGCATTTCCTTTTAACACCCCTTTCATACGAGACTCTTGAATTTGCTGCTTCATTCTCATCTGATCAGTGTGCAGAAGGTGTGGTAGCTGTAGCTGGGGATGCCTTGAGGATTTTTACCATTGAAAGGTTGGGAGAAACATTTAATGAAACTGCAATACCTCTAAGGTACACTCCAAGAAAGTTTGTGGTTCTACCTAAGAAGAAGCTTTTGGTAGTTATTGAGAGTGATCAAGGAGCATATGCAGCAGAGGAGCGTGAAGCTGCCAAAAAGGAGTGTTTTGAGGCTGCTGGGATGGGGGAAAATGGAAGTGCAAATGCTGATCAGATGGAGAATGGTGGTGATGATGAAGACAAAGATGATCCACTTTCTGATGAGCAGTATGGTTATCCAAAGGCAGAATCAGAAAAGTGGGTTTCTTGCATCAGGGTTCTAGACCCAAGGACAGCATCCACAACTTGTCTGCTGGAGCTTCAGGACAATGAAGCTGCATTTAGTGTGTGCACAGTTAACTTCCATGACAAGGAGCATGGAACTCTTTTAGCCGTCGGTACTGCCAAGGGACTCCAGTTTTGGCCCAAAAGAAGTTTAGTTGCTGGGTTCATTCACATCTATAAGTTTGTGGATGATGGCAGAACCCTGGAACTTTTGCACAAGACACAAGTGGAAGGTGTACCACTTGCCTTATGCCAGTTTCAGGGAAGACTGCTCGCTGGGATAGGACCTGTGCTCAGACTGTATGACCTAGGGAAGAAGAGGTTGCTTAGGAAATGTGAGAATAAGCTGTTCCCTAACACTATTGTCTCTATTCACACCTACCGCGATAGGATATATGTGGGTGATATTCAAGAG TCGTTCCATTTCTGCAAGTATAGGCGAGATGAAAATCAGCTCTATATATTTGCAGATGATTGTGTTCCAAGATGGCTTACTGCAACATCGCACATAGATTTTGATACTGTGGCAGGTGCCGACAAGTTTGGAAACATCTATTTTGTGCGGTTGCCCCAGGATGTTTCTGATGAGATAGAAGAAGACCCAACTGGTGGAAAGATAAAATGGGAACAGGGGAAGCTTAATGGAGCTCCGAACAAGGTAGAGGAGATAGTACAGTTTCATGTTGGTGATGTCATTACTAGCCTGCATAAGGCATCCTTAATTCCAGGTGGTGGAGAGTGCATCATATACGGGACAGTGATGGGGAGCTTGGGGGCTCTGCTTCCATTCACCTCTCGCGATGATGTTGACTTCTTTTCTCACTTGGAGATGCATTTGAGGCAGGACCACCCACCATTATGTGGAAGAGACCATATGGCATTTAGATCTGCTTATTTTCCAGTTAAG GATGTGATCGATGGGGATCTATGTGAGCAGTTCCCAACACTTCCACTTGATGCGCAGAGAAAAATTGCTGATGAATTGGATAGAACACCTGGGGAGATACTGAAGAAACTAGAAGAAATTCGAAATAAGATCATCTAA
- the LOC110624848 gene encoding dirigent protein 25: MDCHSFLFIINKAKATVYLIFLALTVAASARKLVEEPPVPVVSPQPLPTSLQPNPSVAATTTASTVNSGNTLTFFMHDILGGSNPTARAVTGIVNNPAVSGQLPFAKPNGAVLPVDNGVPQNNNNNGLINNNNLPFLTGLSGTTANVVQNNGNNNLINNGFNFPVVNGDQLPSTLQQLMFGTITVIDDELTEGHDLRSGFVGRAQGFYVASSVDGTSQTMAFTAMFQNGHYEDSLIFFGVHRTAVSESQLAIMGGTGKYVNAKGFAIGKTFPATNQHETDGVESLLHFTVYVSY, translated from the coding sequence ATGGATTGCCACAGCTTTCTCTTTATCATAAACAAAGCCAAGGCCACAGTCTACCTTATATTCCTTGCCCTCACTGTTGCCGCCTCAGCTCGGAAGCTAGTTGAAGAACCACCAGTTCCGGTGGTGTCCCCGCAGCCGCTCCCTACATCATTACAACCTAATCCTAGTGTAGCTGCAACTACTACTGCTTCAACAGTCAACTCTGGCAATACCTTAACCTTCTTCATGCATGACATTCTTGGCGGGTCAAACCCCACAGCCAGAGCAGTCACCGGCATAGTCAACAATCCAGCAGTCAGCGGTCAACTCCCGTTCGCCAAACCCAACGGGGCAGTCCTTCCAGTGGATAATGGGGTGCCccaaaacaacaacaataatggCCTTATAAACAACAATAACCTCCCATTCCTTACAGGCCTCAGTGGAACCACAGCAAATGTTGTTCAAAACAATGGGAACAATAACTTGATCAACAATGGATTTAACTTCCCGGTTGTCAATGGAGACCAACTTCCATCCACTCTTCAACAACTCATGTTCGGAACGATTACTGTGATCGACGATGAACTAACCGAAGGGCATGATCTAAGGTCAGGATTTGTAGGCAGGGCTCAAGGGTTCTATGTGGCTAGTTCTGTGGATGGTACCAGCCAAACCATGGCATTTACAGCTATGTTTCAGAATGGGCATTATGAGGACAGCCTTATATTTTTCGGAGTTCATAGGACTGCTGTGTCTGAGTCTCAGCTTGCTATTATGGGTGGCACTGGAAAATATGTTAATGCTAAGGGCTTCGCCATTGGTAAGACCTTCCCTGCTACTAATCAGCATGAGACTGATGGTGTTGAGAGCTTGTTGCACTTTACTGTTTATGTTAGTTATTAA